In a single window of the Streptomyces sp. NBC_00094 genome:
- a CDS encoding SHOCT domain-containing protein yields MDDYPLLDVFLTMMWFFLWVMWIFLLIKIWIDIFRDHSLSGWSKALWIVLVLVLPFIGVLVYLIVRGRSMGEREVQQAKDQQEAFRQYVQETAGSGGATSHADELSKLAALKERGDISQEEFEKAKAKILA; encoded by the coding sequence GTGGACGACTACCCGCTGCTCGACGTCTTCCTGACCATGATGTGGTTCTTCCTCTGGGTCATGTGGATCTTCCTGCTCATCAAGATCTGGATCGACATCTTCCGCGACCACTCGCTGAGCGGCTGGAGCAAGGCGCTCTGGATCGTGCTGGTGCTCGTACTGCCCTTCATCGGCGTCCTCGTCTACCTGATCGTCCGTGGCCGCAGCATGGGCGAGCGCGAGGTCCAGCAGGCGAAGGACCAGCAGGAGGCGTTCCGCCAGTACGTCCAGGAGACGGCAGGTTCGGGAGGCGCCACCAGCCACGCGGACGAACTCTCCAAGCTCGCGGCTCTGAAGGAGCGAGGGGACATCAGCCAGGAGGAGTTCGAGAAGGCGAAGGCCAAGATCCTGGCCTAG
- a CDS encoding SHOCT domain-containing protein, whose translation MVRSWCTSASPPRRPSGRCSPWVPGPTCERTEGSFTRPLFGGPLNRGGPGLVGAIARTAVVAGTASAVSGRVRHHQEQKFAAQAEPAAAADQQLYAQPPQPVQQPQAVAQTPAPAPAPAAADDTLDQLERLAALKKQGVLTDAEFEAQKARILAG comes from the coding sequence GTGGTGAGGTCGTGGTGCACGAGCGCATCACCGCCGCGGCGGCCGAGCGGGCGCTGCTCGCCGTGGGTCCCCGGTCCGACATGCGAGCGAACTGAAGGGTCCTTCACCAGGCCGCTTTTCGGAGGTCCGCTCAACCGTGGAGGGCCGGGCCTGGTCGGCGCCATCGCCCGCACGGCGGTCGTCGCCGGTACCGCCTCCGCGGTCTCCGGGCGCGTACGCCACCACCAGGAGCAGAAGTTCGCCGCGCAGGCCGAGCCGGCCGCCGCTGCCGACCAGCAGCTGTACGCGCAGCCGCCACAGCCCGTACAGCAACCGCAGGCCGTCGCGCAGACGCCTGCGCCCGCGCCGGCTCCGGCCGCCGCCGACGACACGCTCGACCAACTGGAACGCCTCGCGGCGTTGAAGAAGCAGGGCGTTCTGACAGACGCCGAGTTCGAGGCGCAGAAGGCCAGGATCCTGGCCGGCTGA
- a CDS encoding potassium channel family protein, whose translation MRRLIPRPRSEEEAAHFRVWALVLSGLTVLIAAYFTLPLSVFRPSRPVFSWVTFVVILTILAILLLKQIRSVLVDDQSGRPALGIPLLVGLSLVIFATAYLTLSRQHGEFDGLATRTDALYFTVITMSTVGYGDVAPTGQTARLVVTLQIVYNFVFIAAAATAFTQRLRSRVTARMRARGTTPVHPPDDPEST comes from the coding sequence ATGCGACGACTCATACCCCGTCCACGCTCCGAGGAGGAGGCCGCGCACTTCCGGGTCTGGGCCCTGGTCCTCTCCGGCCTGACGGTCCTCATCGCCGCCTATTTCACCCTCCCACTGAGCGTCTTCCGCCCCTCGCGCCCCGTCTTCAGCTGGGTCACCTTCGTCGTCATACTGACGATCCTGGCGATCCTGCTGCTCAAGCAGATCCGCTCCGTACTCGTCGACGACCAGTCCGGCCGTCCCGCCCTGGGCATCCCGCTCCTGGTCGGCCTGTCCCTGGTCATCTTCGCCACCGCGTACCTGACGCTTTCGCGGCAGCATGGCGAGTTCGACGGCCTGGCGACCCGCACGGACGCCCTGTACTTCACCGTCATCACCATGTCGACCGTCGGGTACGGAGACGTCGCCCCCACCGGCCAGACGGCACGGCTCGTCGTGACCTTGCAGATCGTCTACAACTTCGTCTTCATCGCCGCGGCCGCGACCGCTTTCACCCAACGCCTCCGCAGCCGGGTCACCGCCCGCATGCGGGCGCGCGGCACCACGCCGGTGCACCCGCCCGACGATCCTGAATCGACGTGA
- a CDS encoding SulP family inorganic anion transporter: protein MPDAMSRVRRLVPTSWRSYLPGAAQLRAQAPTSWKKDATVGATVAAVAVPAAMGMAELAGVPPVYGLWSTMLPLVAYALFGSSRQLVVGPEGTLSALTATAVAPLAAGSGDRYLVLVAGLAMVMGAVLLAASALRLGFMADFLSKPVLLGYLNGVSLIIISTQLGKLLGLSVKSTEFLPTVWKVIQSLGSVHFPTLLLSVGLLASALLMQRFTPKVPGSLVVVVVAILASVAFDFEGRGIAVVGDLDGGLPKLGLPGVRLADLPDLVLPAAGMALVAFADGNAIARTFATKNGYEVSANQELAALGAANLTSGLSGTMPIGSSGSRTALSDSAGGRSQVVGLVAAVIVGVIAAVATPLIAPLPKAALGVVVVAAALKLIDVGGILRLRRIRDAEAGLAVCALIGVLALGVLNGLLVAVALSIGVFVYRTVRPHDALLGHLDDIDGYRDIEENEGAQTLPGLVVYRFDAALYFPNVPFFTERLKTLVAGQETPVRWVLVNAEAVTYIDSTAVDALRELRDDLDAQGVVLAFARCKASLRRVFEDTGFTAETGERHFYPTVRAGVAAYREATPSRRRGGFGQ, encoded by the coding sequence ATGCCTGACGCCATGTCCCGGGTCCGTCGACTGGTTCCCACGTCTTGGAGGTCCTACCTGCCCGGAGCGGCGCAGCTCCGGGCGCAGGCGCCGACGTCGTGGAAGAAGGACGCGACGGTGGGCGCCACGGTCGCGGCGGTCGCCGTGCCCGCGGCCATGGGCATGGCGGAGCTGGCCGGTGTGCCCCCGGTGTACGGGCTGTGGTCCACGATGCTGCCTCTCGTGGCGTACGCGCTCTTCGGCTCCTCGCGGCAGCTGGTCGTCGGTCCCGAGGGCACGCTCTCCGCGCTGACCGCCACCGCCGTGGCGCCACTCGCCGCCGGATCCGGCGACCGCTACCTCGTCCTCGTCGCCGGACTCGCGATGGTCATGGGGGCCGTGCTCCTGGCCGCGTCCGCGCTGCGCCTCGGGTTCATGGCGGACTTCCTGTCGAAGCCGGTGCTCCTCGGCTACCTCAACGGCGTCTCGCTGATCATCATCTCCACCCAGCTCGGCAAACTCCTGGGCCTGTCCGTCAAGTCGACCGAGTTCCTTCCCACCGTGTGGAAGGTGATCCAGAGCCTCGGCAGTGTCCACTTCCCGACGCTGCTCCTCAGCGTCGGGCTCCTCGCCTCGGCCCTGCTCATGCAGCGGTTCACCCCCAAGGTCCCGGGCAGTCTCGTCGTGGTGGTGGTCGCGATCCTCGCCTCCGTCGCCTTCGACTTCGAGGGGCGCGGGATCGCCGTCGTCGGTGACCTCGACGGCGGACTGCCGAAGCTGGGCCTGCCCGGCGTACGGCTGGCGGACCTTCCCGACCTCGTCCTGCCGGCCGCAGGCATGGCGCTCGTCGCCTTCGCCGATGGCAACGCCATCGCGCGTACGTTCGCGACCAAGAACGGCTACGAGGTGAGCGCCAACCAGGAGCTTGCGGCCCTCGGCGCGGCGAACCTCACCTCCGGGCTGAGCGGCACCATGCCCATCGGTTCGAGCGGCTCGCGGACCGCCCTGTCGGATTCGGCCGGCGGCCGCTCGCAGGTCGTGGGACTGGTCGCCGCGGTGATCGTGGGTGTGATCGCGGCGGTCGCGACTCCGCTCATCGCGCCGCTGCCCAAGGCGGCCCTCGGCGTCGTGGTCGTGGCGGCCGCGCTGAAGCTCATCGACGTCGGCGGGATCCTGCGGCTCCGCCGGATCCGCGACGCTGAAGCGGGCCTGGCGGTGTGCGCGCTGATCGGGGTGCTTGCCCTGGGCGTGCTGAATGGACTCCTGGTGGCGGTCGCCCTCTCCATCGGCGTGTTCGTCTACCGGACCGTGCGGCCTCACGACGCCCTCCTCGGGCACCTGGACGACATCGACGGCTACCGCGACATCGAGGAGAACGAGGGCGCGCAGACCCTGCCCGGCCTCGTCGTCTACCGCTTCGACGCGGCGCTCTACTTCCCCAACGTCCCCTTCTTCACCGAACGCCTGAAGACGCTGGTGGCGGGGCAGGAGACACCGGTCCGCTGGGTTCTGGTCAATGCCGAGGCAGTCACGTACATCGACTCGACGGCGGTCGACGCCCTGCGCGAACTACGGGACGACCTGGACGCGCAGGGCGTCGTACTCGCCTTCGCGCGGTGCAAAGCCTCCCTGCGCCGAGTATTCGAGGACACCGGGTTCACCGCAGAGACGGGCGAGCGGCACTTCTACCCCACCGTGCGCGCCGGCGTGGCGGCGTACCGGGAAGCGACGCCGAGCCGGCGACGGGGAGGATTCGGCCAGTGA
- a CDS encoding DUF2254 family protein produces the protein MADPTAPGRHPNAHWKPEPGSPGVLFRRPRRALRLGAAQLVCLVAGLVAGVLMPTVELHPLTESGPVVTLLFTIGFGVISLITIIYSLLFLVVQWAATTFTPRLGLFRDDPIVWRTFAFAVGVFVFCATAGLTIGNREQVSVAVPVFAVLLTLCSLAFMRALQARAFSSIQLGPVLEAISAHAHHVFDVLYAKPYDGPAHPDDLPSGTGRAVLWPHAGAVLQQIDVPSLVEAAAAHGSVVVLLQRPGGQLVRNRPVAHVHGGDLPDDIALSTLLPGVERTFDQDPELAFRLLADIALRALSAAVNDPATAVQALDHLEDALLRLATQDLDVGQVSGTGGVVRVVVPVPGWEQYARGALDDVVVAAQGSPMALLRVHRLIRRVLEACPVDRRPILESRLAWVEESVSERYPRVWEATGHAS, from the coding sequence GTGGCCGACCCCACTGCCCCCGGCCGGCATCCGAACGCCCACTGGAAACCGGAGCCGGGCTCGCCCGGTGTCCTCTTCCGCCGCCCCCGTCGGGCACTGCGCCTCGGCGCGGCCCAACTGGTCTGCCTGGTCGCGGGCCTCGTCGCCGGTGTCCTCATGCCGACCGTCGAGCTGCACCCGCTGACCGAATCCGGCCCGGTGGTCACCCTGCTGTTCACCATCGGCTTCGGCGTGATCAGCCTGATCACGATCATCTACTCGCTGCTCTTCCTGGTGGTCCAGTGGGCGGCCACTACGTTCACGCCCCGCCTGGGCCTCTTTCGCGACGACCCCATCGTCTGGCGCACGTTCGCCTTCGCCGTGGGCGTCTTCGTCTTCTGTGCCACCGCGGGCCTGACCATCGGCAACCGCGAGCAGGTCTCCGTGGCCGTGCCCGTTTTCGCCGTCCTCCTGACGCTGTGCTCGTTGGCGTTCATGAGGGCCCTGCAGGCGAGGGCGTTCAGCTCCATCCAGCTCGGCCCCGTGCTCGAAGCGATCTCCGCCCACGCCCACCACGTGTTCGACGTGCTCTATGCCAAGCCCTACGACGGGCCGGCCCACCCGGACGACCTCCCCTCCGGTACGGGGAGAGCCGTGCTCTGGCCGCACGCGGGCGCCGTGCTCCAGCAGATCGACGTACCGAGCCTGGTCGAGGCGGCGGCCGCGCACGGCAGCGTGGTGGTGCTCCTCCAGCGCCCGGGCGGCCAGCTGGTCCGTAACCGCCCGGTCGCCCACGTCCACGGCGGCGACCTGCCCGACGACATCGCGCTGTCCACCCTGCTCCCCGGCGTCGAGCGGACCTTCGACCAGGACCCGGAGCTCGCCTTCCGCCTGCTGGCGGACATCGCCCTGCGGGCCCTGTCGGCCGCCGTCAACGACCCGGCGACCGCGGTGCAGGCCCTCGACCACCTGGAGGACGCCCTGCTGCGCCTCGCGACCCAGGACCTCGACGTGGGCCAGGTCAGCGGCACCGGGGGCGTGGTGCGGGTCGTCGTCCCCGTACCGGGGTGGGAGCAGTACGCACGCGGCGCCCTCGACGACGTAGTGGTCGCCGCCCAGGGCTCGCCGATGGCCCTGCTCCGTGTCCACCGGCTGATCCGCCGCGTCCTGGAGGCCTGCCCGGTCGACCGGCGTCCGATCCTGGAATCCCGCCTGGCGTGGGTCGAGGAGAGCGTCTCCGAGCGCTACCCGCGGGTGTGGGAGGCGACCGGCCACGCCTCGTAG
- a CDS encoding arylsulfatase has translation MSEPADATPKIDYVPIASPGQGLPGEVLPFPEPQYEPITEPDYRRVNPPPRQDIRPPKGAPNIVIVLMDQLAYADPSTFGGQIRTPTLDRLAENGLTYTNFHVNALCSPSRMALLTGRNQHQCSTSTVVDTSTGYPSDSGVRPESCATIGRVLGSWGYVTSYFGKCHEVPPYEISMSGPFDRWPARSGWDKFYGYLAGEQSSLNPNLIDGTTHIGTPNDPEYHFNIDVTDQAIAWMRGTRSLTPDRPFLMYYSQSAGHPPHTPPKEWLEKDPYKGKFDQGWDVMREEILARQKAMGIVAPDTQLAENPPYVGTWDTLTDDEKKVFSRQMEVYAALVESADREVGRLVDAIDEIGELDNTLFIYIAGDNGGSSIGEENGVFVEWSGLNEAPEDVDYLLKRLEDYGGPKSYPNYSVGWALAGSTPATWCIQMAHAGGNMAGMVVHWPKGIKPKGEKRRQYTSLIDVVPTVLEAVGIPEPKVVAGVPQTPVAGVAMNYSFDDGQAKERHTTQYNEVSGNRSIYHDGWLAAVVHRAPWEHKPRVERFEDDTWELFHMAEDFGLANDVADQYPEKLEEMKRLFHEEALKYGVYPLDDRSFERLNPVAAGRPDLMWGRTELTLYPGMTGMTENTFINTKAVSYTITAQLDVPEGGAEGVVLSQAGQTGGWSLYVKDGKPKYVYNWLAREEYAVEGAKPLPEGPVELRFDFDYDGGGLHKGATGRLYVNGDQVGEGRIDRTMGAIYSLAGETADVGMDAWSPVTDDYDPWDNAFTGTIHKITVKLHDPAEKAGTGTSPA, from the coding sequence ATGAGTGAACCTGCGGACGCCACGCCGAAGATCGACTACGTCCCGATCGCGTCGCCCGGCCAGGGTCTTCCCGGCGAGGTGCTGCCCTTCCCCGAGCCGCAGTACGAGCCGATCACCGAGCCGGACTACCGCCGGGTGAATCCGCCGCCCCGTCAGGACATCCGCCCGCCGAAGGGCGCCCCGAACATCGTGATCGTGCTGATGGACCAGCTCGCGTACGCGGATCCGTCCACGTTCGGCGGGCAGATCCGGACGCCCACCCTGGACCGGCTGGCCGAGAACGGCCTGACCTACACCAACTTCCACGTCAACGCCCTGTGTTCGCCCAGCCGCATGGCGCTGCTGACCGGCCGCAATCAGCACCAGTGCAGCACCTCCACCGTCGTGGACACCAGCACGGGCTATCCGAGCGACAGCGGGGTGCGGCCCGAGTCCTGCGCCACCATCGGCCGGGTGCTCGGCAGTTGGGGCTATGTGACCTCGTACTTCGGCAAGTGCCACGAGGTGCCGCCGTACGAGATCAGCATGAGCGGCCCCTTCGACCGCTGGCCGGCGCGCAGCGGCTGGGACAAGTTCTACGGCTACCTCGCCGGCGAGCAGTCCTCGCTGAACCCGAACCTGATCGACGGCACCACGCACATCGGTACGCCGAACGACCCCGAGTACCACTTCAACATCGACGTCACCGACCAGGCCATCGCCTGGATGCGGGGCACCCGCTCCCTCACCCCGGACCGCCCCTTTCTCATGTACTACTCGCAGAGCGCCGGCCACCCGCCGCACACGCCGCCCAAGGAGTGGCTGGAGAAGGACCCGTACAAGGGGAAGTTCGACCAGGGCTGGGACGTGATGCGGGAGGAGATCCTGGCCCGGCAGAAGGCGATGGGCATCGTCGCGCCGGACACCCAGCTCGCGGAGAACCCGCCGTACGTCGGCACGTGGGACACCCTGACGGACGACGAGAAGAAGGTGTTCTCCCGCCAGATGGAGGTCTACGCGGCCCTGGTGGAGAGCGCGGACCGCGAGGTCGGACGACTCGTCGACGCGATCGACGAGATCGGCGAGCTCGACAACACCCTCTTCATCTACATCGCCGGCGACAACGGCGGCTCCTCCATCGGCGAGGAGAACGGCGTGTTCGTGGAGTGGAGCGGCCTCAACGAGGCGCCCGAGGACGTCGACTACCTGCTGAAGCGCCTGGAGGACTACGGCGGGCCGAAGTCCTACCCGAACTACTCGGTCGGCTGGGCCCTGGCCGGGTCCACGCCCGCGACCTGGTGCATCCAGATGGCCCACGCCGGCGGGAACATGGCCGGCATGGTCGTGCACTGGCCCAAGGGCATCAAGCCCAAGGGCGAGAAGCGCCGCCAGTACACCAGCCTCATCGACGTCGTACCGACCGTCCTGGAAGCCGTCGGCATCCCCGAGCCGAAGGTCGTCGCCGGCGTCCCGCAGACCCCCGTCGCGGGCGTGGCGATGAACTACTCCTTCGACGACGGCCAGGCGAAGGAACGTCACACCACCCAGTACAACGAGGTCAGCGGCAACCGCAGCATCTACCACGACGGCTGGCTCGCCGCCGTCGTCCACCGCGCGCCCTGGGAGCACAAGCCGCGCGTGGAACGCTTCGAGGACGACACGTGGGAGCTGTTCCACATGGCCGAGGACTTCGGCCTGGCGAACGACGTGGCCGACCAGTACCCGGAGAAGCTGGAGGAGATGAAGCGGCTGTTCCACGAGGAGGCGCTGAAGTACGGCGTCTACCCTCTCGACGACCGCTCCTTCGAGCGCCTCAACCCCGTCGCCGCGGGTCGCCCCGACCTGATGTGGGGACGTACCGAACTCACGCTGTACCCGGGCATGACGGGGATGACGGAGAACACCTTCATCAACACCAAGGCTGTCTCCTACACGATCACCGCCCAGCTCGACGTCCCCGAGGGCGGCGCGGAGGGCGTGGTCCTCTCCCAGGCCGGCCAGACCGGCGGCTGGAGCCTGTACGTCAAGGACGGCAAACCGAAGTACGTCTACAACTGGCTCGCACGCGAGGAGTACGCGGTCGAGGGCGCGAAGCCCCTGCCCGAGGGCCCGGTGGAGCTGCGCTTCGACTTCGACTACGACGGCGGCGGCCTGCACAAGGGCGCCACCGGCCGGCTGTACGTCAACGGCGACCAGGTCGGCGAAGGCCGCATCGACCGCACCATGGGCGCCATCTACTCCCTCGCGGGCGAGACCGCCGACGTCGGCATGGACGCCTGGTCACCGGTCACGGACGACTACGACCCGTGGGACAACGCCTTCACCGGCACCATCCACAAGATCACGGTCAAGCTCCACGACCCGGCCGAGAAGGCGGGCACGGGGACCTCACCCGCCTGA
- a CDS encoding DUF6325 family protein: protein MGPVEYLVLAFPGSRFSGAIAPALAEVVASRTVRILDLTFIRRTEGGAIEHIELQDLDPGELASFAPVDGEVSGLFNQDDIRTLGESVPPGSSAALLVWEDLWAKPVTDAVRAAGGEVVVHERITAAAAERALLAVGPRSDMRAN, encoded by the coding sequence ATGGGGCCCGTGGAATATCTCGTCCTCGCCTTCCCCGGCAGCCGCTTCTCCGGTGCGATCGCTCCCGCACTCGCCGAGGTGGTCGCCTCCCGGACGGTCCGCATCCTGGATCTGACGTTCATCCGCAGGACGGAGGGCGGGGCGATCGAGCACATCGAGTTGCAGGATCTCGATCCCGGCGAGCTGGCCTCCTTCGCGCCGGTCGATGGCGAGGTCAGCGGTCTGTTCAACCAGGACGACATCCGCACCCTGGGCGAGAGCGTCCCGCCGGGCAGCTCGGCGGCCCTGCTCGTCTGGGAGGACCTGTGGGCCAAGCCCGTCACCGACGCGGTCCGCGCCGCGGGTGGTGAGGTCGTGGTGCACGAGCGCATCACCGCCGCGGCGGCCGAGCGGGCGCTGCTCGCCGTGGGTCCCCGGTCCGACATGCGAGCGAACTGA
- a CDS encoding SulP family inorganic anion transporter, translating into MTLPRVRLFGGYAELTRRNLPREVGAGVTLTALAVPLNIGYAQIAGLPPAAGLYALILPAVLFALLSTSRQLVAAPDAAAAALVASSLGGLAAAGSGGYLALAAAQALIGALFFVVFWFFKLGFVADFLSEAVLIGFVGGLALEIMLSQAKKMTGVKTDAEEFFKELWQFVTRLDQTHGWTLLLAAGTVAVVLLGRRLAPAIPWALVAIVAATLAVVLGDLDTHGVAVLGKVEGGLPAFRWPAVPDNNWVSLMPSALALTLVALAEGLLLARQMAQRGGYPVDANQELLAFGAANVAAGVSGSFTIGSSASRTAAMDQGGSRTQLPALVTAVLTGLLLLFGTGLLEKIPDAALGAVVAVAVAPIIGVGQLRTLWTVRRAEFLIATVCMVAVLLLGPIQGVIIAFLMTAVDFMRRAASPHTKKVPGPAETDVTLHFSAPLFFANAETFRERVEQIVTGSEPPPRRIVIACEAVTDIDYTGSKELRGTVEWCRDRDVRVALTDVNGDLRALLGTYGLLSVVEIVPPSPESEPDLLL; encoded by the coding sequence ATGACGCTGCCTCGGGTGCGGCTGTTCGGCGGGTACGCCGAGCTGACCCGGCGGAATCTGCCGCGCGAGGTCGGCGCCGGTGTCACGCTTACCGCGCTCGCCGTGCCGCTGAACATCGGATACGCCCAGATCGCGGGCCTGCCGCCGGCCGCCGGGCTGTACGCGCTGATCCTGCCGGCGGTGCTGTTCGCCCTGTTGTCGACGTCACGTCAGCTGGTCGCGGCCCCCGACGCCGCCGCGGCCGCCCTGGTGGCGTCGTCGCTCGGCGGGCTCGCGGCGGCCGGGAGCGGCGGCTATCTGGCGCTGGCGGCGGCGCAGGCGCTGATCGGGGCGTTGTTCTTCGTCGTGTTCTGGTTCTTCAAGCTCGGGTTCGTCGCCGACTTCCTCTCCGAGGCCGTGCTCATCGGCTTCGTGGGCGGTCTCGCGCTGGAGATCATGCTCAGCCAGGCGAAGAAGATGACCGGGGTGAAGACCGACGCCGAGGAGTTCTTCAAGGAGCTGTGGCAGTTCGTCACCCGCCTCGACCAGACCCACGGCTGGACCCTGCTCCTCGCCGCCGGGACGGTCGCCGTCGTCCTGCTCGGTCGCCGTCTCGCCCCCGCGATCCCGTGGGCGCTCGTCGCCATCGTCGCCGCCACCCTCGCCGTCGTCCTCGGGGACCTGGACACCCACGGGGTCGCGGTCCTCGGCAAGGTCGAGGGCGGGCTGCCCGCCTTCCGGTGGCCCGCCGTCCCCGACAACAACTGGGTCTCCCTCATGCCCAGCGCCCTCGCGCTGACCCTCGTCGCGCTCGCCGAGGGCCTGCTCCTCGCCCGTCAGATGGCCCAGCGCGGCGGCTACCCCGTCGACGCCAACCAGGAGCTGCTGGCCTTCGGCGCCGCGAACGTCGCCGCGGGCGTCTCGGGCAGCTTCACGATCGGCTCGTCCGCATCCCGTACGGCCGCCATGGACCAGGGCGGCTCCCGCACCCAGCTCCCCGCGCTCGTGACCGCGGTGCTCACCGGACTGCTGCTGCTCTTCGGTACGGGGCTGCTGGAGAAGATCCCGGACGCCGCGCTCGGTGCCGTCGTCGCCGTCGCCGTGGCGCCGATCATCGGCGTCGGGCAGCTCCGCACGCTCTGGACCGTGCGCCGCGCGGAGTTCCTGATCGCCACCGTGTGCATGGTGGCCGTGCTCCTCCTCGGCCCGATCCAGGGCGTGATCATCGCCTTCCTCATGACGGCCGTCGACTTCATGCGCCGCGCGGCCAGCCCGCACACCAAGAAGGTCCCCGGGCCCGCCGAGACCGATGTAACCCTGCACTTCTCCGCGCCGCTCTTCTTCGCCAACGCGGAGACCTTCCGCGAACGCGTCGAGCAGATCGTGACCGGGAGCGAGCCGCCGCCGCGCCGGATCGTCATCGCCTGCGAAGCGGTCACCGACATCGACTACACCGGTTCCAAGGAACTGCGCGGCACCGTGGAGTGGTGCCGCGACCGGGACGTGCGCGTCGCGCTGACCGACGTCAACGGCGATCTGCGGGCACTGTTGGGGACGTACGGGCTGCTGTCCGTCGTCGAGATCGTCCCGCCGTCGCCGGAATCGGAGCCGGACCTCCTGCTGTAG
- a CDS encoding formylglycine-generating enzyme family protein, with product MLDQASTDVRTGMIHLPGGDFTMGSDHAYPDEQPAHRARVGAFWIDPHPVTNDAFAAFVEATGHVTLAEIAPRAEDYPGAPAELLVAGSSVFRSPGHPVDLSDAYQWWSFVPGADWRHPYGPDSSIDGLGDHPAVHVGYADALAYAAWAGKELPTEAEWEYAARGGSEGTEYAWGDELVPGGRLMANTWHGDFPVTNHSPDGRLTTAPVGSYPANGHGLYDMIGNVWEWTHDYYAARHPVEGAGCCAGSGTRAGGAGGDRKGSVDPALAEFSTPRRVMKGGSFLCSPNYCRRYRPAARMPQAEDTATCHLGFRCVVRDPS from the coding sequence ATGCTCGACCAGGCCTCAACCGATGTGCGTACGGGGATGATCCATCTGCCCGGCGGGGACTTCACCATGGGCTCCGACCACGCCTACCCCGACGAGCAGCCCGCCCACCGCGCGCGCGTCGGCGCCTTCTGGATCGACCCGCACCCCGTCACGAACGACGCGTTCGCCGCGTTCGTCGAGGCGACCGGCCACGTGACGCTCGCCGAGATCGCGCCCCGCGCCGAGGACTACCCGGGCGCGCCCGCCGAGCTCCTCGTCGCCGGCTCCTCGGTCTTCCGCAGCCCCGGCCACCCCGTGGACCTCTCCGACGCCTACCAGTGGTGGTCCTTCGTCCCCGGCGCCGACTGGCGCCACCCCTACGGTCCTGACAGCTCGATCGACGGCCTCGGCGACCACCCCGCCGTCCACGTCGGCTACGCGGACGCCCTGGCGTACGCCGCCTGGGCCGGCAAGGAGCTGCCGACCGAGGCCGAGTGGGAGTACGCGGCCCGGGGCGGTTCGGAGGGCACCGAGTACGCCTGGGGCGACGAACTCGTCCCGGGCGGCAGACTCATGGCCAACACCTGGCACGGCGACTTCCCCGTCACCAACCACTCCCCGGACGGCCGGCTCACCACCGCCCCGGTCGGCAGCTACCCCGCCAACGGCCACGGTCTGTACGACATGATCGGCAACGTCTGGGAGTGGACCCACGACTACTACGCGGCCCGCCACCCGGTGGAGGGCGCGGGCTGCTGCGCGGGCAGCGGTACGCGGGCGGGCGGGGCCGGCGGCGACCGGAAGGGCAGCGTGGACCCGGCCCTCGCGGAATTCTCCACACCACGGCGGGTGATGAAGGGCGGCTCGTTCCTGTGCTCGCCGAACTACTGCCGCCGCTACCGCCCCGCCGCCCGGATGCCCCAGGCCGAGGACACGGCCACCTGCCACCTCGGCTTCCGCTGCGTCGTGCGCGACCCGAGCTAG
- a CDS encoding SMI1/KNR4 family protein: MEEKPMWRELTTGIYDGVGFREPVTSAEFDRAEQLLEESIPVELKELLSETDGITGHTGTNVVWPLERIIKDNQKFRRDRSFADLYMPFDPLLFFGDNGGGDHFAFVMQPVKPDIFVWQHESDSRKWVASDLQDYLERCLVQGGDDWYENY, translated from the coding sequence GTGGAAGAGAAACCCATGTGGAGAGAGCTGACCACCGGAATCTACGATGGTGTCGGCTTCAGGGAGCCAGTCACTTCGGCAGAATTCGATCGAGCCGAACAACTACTTGAAGAGTCCATTCCAGTGGAACTCAAAGAGCTCCTGAGCGAAACCGATGGAATTACTGGTCACACTGGCACGAATGTTGTTTGGCCACTCGAAAGAATCATTAAGGACAATCAGAAGTTTCGCCGCGACCGCTCCTTCGCCGATCTCTACATGCCTTTCGATCCACTCCTCTTCTTCGGCGACAATGGCGGCGGCGACCATTTCGCTTTCGTAATGCAGCCAGTAAAGCCGGACATCTTCGTGTGGCAGCACGAGAGTGATAGTCGCAAGTGGGTCGCAAGCGACCTCCAGGACTATCTGGAGCGCTGCCTTGTCCAGGGCGGCGACGACTGGTACGAAAACTATTGA